A genomic region of Rhodospirillales bacterium contains the following coding sequences:
- a CDS encoding glycosyltransferase, with the protein MSSGLKQTARGPLVLLFFDGYDLIARPGIGGALYSQARRMARYVKIRAQGRHVRTGFYEAFLSLRRSLEMIGCNVRVNDFAAAEKNPDYPIGIAGYPSVLHRTDFLKNPRIFGPGDFGMPAPSQKIAEDPRFTKLIQPSQWFADIYRPYCGDKITVCPVGIDTERWPDMTSYPKTIDFLIYDKVHGCREKRVPEVLERIIKKLEQKCLSYKILRYGHHPQSEFISTLKASKALLFVCEHETQGLACEEAMAANIPVLAWDEGKMANSAFQTFIPDDVRVSSVPYFDETCGLRFAIDEFETACDKFWEKKDQYNPRQYVIRNLSMKKAGETYFAEYEKIARKK; encoded by the coding sequence ATGTCTTCAGGACTAAAGCAAACAGCGCGCGGACCGCTTGTCCTTCTGTTTTTCGACGGGTACGATCTGATCGCCCGCCCGGGGATCGGCGGCGCGCTGTATTCGCAGGCCCGGCGTATGGCCCGCTATGTCAAGATCCGGGCACAGGGCCGTCACGTCCGGACGGGCTTTTATGAAGCCTTTTTGTCTTTGCGGCGCAGTCTGGAAATGATCGGTTGCAATGTCCGGGTGAACGATTTTGCCGCGGCTGAAAAAAATCCGGATTACCCGATCGGCATCGCCGGATATCCTTCTGTTTTGCACAGAACGGACTTTTTGAAAAATCCGCGCATTTTCGGTCCCGGAGATTTCGGCATGCCCGCGCCGTCACAGAAAATCGCCGAAGATCCGCGTTTCACCAAACTGATCCAGCCGTCTCAATGGTTTGCCGATATTTATCGTCCATACTGCGGCGACAAAATAACGGTCTGTCCGGTTGGTATTGATACAGAGCGCTGGCCGGATATGACGTCATATCCCAAAACGATAGATTTTCTGATCTACGACAAGGTCCACGGGTGCCGTGAGAAACGCGTTCCCGAAGTTCTCGAACGCATTATCAAAAAACTTGAGCAAAAATGCCTGAGCTATAAAATTCTGCGCTATGGCCATCATCCTCAATCTGAATTTATAAGCACACTCAAAGCATCAAAGGCATTGTTGTTCGTGTGCGAACACGAAACCCAGGGGCTGGCATGCGAAGAAGCCATGGCGGCCAATATCCCGGTTTTGGCCTGGGATGAAGGAAAAATGGCCAATTCCGCATTCCAGACATTTATACCGGATGATGTCCGCGTTTCATCGGTGCCGTATTTTGATGAGACATGCGGCCTGCGTTTTGCCATTGATGAATTTGAAACGGCCTGCGATAAGTTCTGGGAGAAAAAAGACCAGTATAATCCGCGGCAATATGTTATTCGCAATCTATCAATGAAAAAAGCCGGGGAAACTTATTTCGCAGAATACGAAAAAATAGCACGGAAAAAATGA
- a CDS encoding O-antigen ligase family protein, giving the protein MIAAPTTGYPKINDNLAIAYVAISTLIMAYSYLLSIVPILLFYAIWLPHMLFKKQFILKPSGDLILPALISIYCVFSTFWSGYPRTTLVDSLEYVSMIVCTMIIARTVSLEAFLKGLSIGIFLVLIVLFRTGTFSFEGLFGSKNQVGLYAEIGIFIALLLLFKFRKKPGELLVFALVPLALAVICLILSHSASSLLSLAVVLSLSVAACFLSAFPRSLRPFLLGLMVFAIATAAMMLFAFDINPQAEILKAVGKSPTLTGRTWLWGQGLEIAMNKPWLGYGYSGFWVPGQSEAERLGRVFFVPVPSSFHFHSVFVQVLVDLGVIGVLLISFVILGSCLVGLFRVLREGCNTETIFLLGMAFMFLVRGFVEIDFFGPFGIGVLLFYFVWARLLLGRREHKAQIAKETAENRAAES; this is encoded by the coding sequence ATGATCGCCGCGCCAACGACAGGATATCCGAAGATCAATGATAATCTGGCGATTGCCTATGTGGCGATCAGTACGCTGATTATGGCCTATTCCTATTTGCTGAGTATCGTTCCGATTTTGCTGTTTTACGCTATATGGCTGCCGCATATGCTGTTTAAAAAGCAGTTTATCCTGAAACCGTCGGGAGATCTGATCCTGCCGGCCCTGATTTCAATTTATTGCGTCTTTTCAACGTTCTGGTCGGGGTATCCGCGCACAACGCTTGTAGACAGTCTGGAATATGTTTCGATGATTGTCTGTACCATGATTATAGCGCGGACAGTGTCTCTGGAGGCCTTTCTCAAGGGGCTTTCAATCGGAATATTTCTGGTGTTGATTGTGCTGTTCCGAACCGGGACGTTCTCGTTCGAAGGGCTTTTCGGATCGAAAAACCAGGTCGGTCTGTACGCGGAAATCGGTATTTTTATCGCGCTTCTCCTTTTGTTTAAATTCCGGAAAAAACCGGGGGAACTGCTCGTGTTTGCTCTCGTGCCGCTGGCATTGGCGGTAATATGCCTGATCCTTAGTCATTCTGCCTCTTCGCTTTTATCGCTGGCGGTTGTTTTGTCTTTGAGTGTAGCGGCCTGTTTTCTGTCGGCCTTCCCGCGGAGCCTGCGGCCTTTTTTGCTGGGGCTGATGGTTTTCGCCATAGCGACGGCCGCGATGATGCTTTTCGCATTCGATATTAATCCGCAGGCTGAAATACTAAAGGCGGTTGGTAAAAGCCCAACCTTGACCGGGCGGACGTGGCTATGGGGGCAGGGGCTGGAAATTGCGATGAACAAGCCTTGGCTTGGTTACGGCTATTCCGGGTTCTGGGTTCCCGGACAGTCCGAAGCCGAACGTCTGGGGCGGGTCTTTTTTGTGCCGGTTCCTTCCAGCTTTCATTTCCACAGCGTTTTCGTTCAGGTCTTGGTTGATCTGGGTGTTATCGGGGTGCTCCTGATTTCTTTTGTGATCTTGGGGAGTTGTCTGGTGGGGTTGTTCCGGGTGTTGCGGGAGGGCTGTAACACCGAGACAATTTTTCTTCTGGGTATGGCGTTTATGTTTTTGGTCCGTGGTTTCGTCGAAATTGACTTTTTCGGACCGTTTGGCATTGGCGTTCTTTTGTTCTATTTCGTTTGGGCGCGTTTGTTGTTGGGACGCCGGGAGCACAAGGCGCAGATAGCAAAGGAAACGGCGGAAAATCGCGCGGCGGAATCATAG
- a CDS encoding acyltransferase family protein: MKGDQSVQPKSQRFHGLDSLRGIAALVVVFNHFYGVIPALASSENWLFSYTPLHTLIAGRQAVIIFFVLSGFVLSLPYVQGRAPPL; the protein is encoded by the coding sequence ATGAAGGGCGATCAAAGCGTTCAGCCGAAATCACAACGATTTCACGGCCTGGATTCCCTGCGTGGGATTGCCGCACTGGTTGTGGTGTTTAACCATTTTTACGGCGTAATTCCGGCGCTGGCGTCTTCCGAGAATTGGCTGTTTTCGTACACGCCGCTGCACACACTGATCGCTGGCCGGCAAGCCGTCATTATCTTTTTCGTGCTGAGTGGATTTGTGCTTTCCCTTCCCTATGTTCAGGGCCGTGCCCCCCCCTTATAG
- a CDS encoding glycosyltransferase family 2 protein yields MSIDISVIIATYNVESYIERAIQSALTQESVDLEVIVVDDRSTDGTLAVAQAISDPRVKCLQLPENGGPGAARNAGIAVAGGNWIAVLDGDDAYAPGRLRRCLDRAAQAKADIVVDNLLICPETDTDPFPMFPAARLAEMKTLDLAAFIRGKLDQFSAYTLGYLKPVFAAAFLKRHDLSYPLDIRNGEDYLLLAESLACGAVCAIDPAAGYLYTARTGSVSHRLSSDDVARVLTGDERFLARHALETKAKKAQQVRTFQLRDMHAFCLMVESIKQRDFSGAMQAALRRPTAIRFFWMPVWARIKKGTPKCLQD; encoded by the coding sequence ATGAGCATTGATATTTCCGTCATCATCGCGACCTACAACGTTGAGTCCTATATTGAGCGCGCGATTCAGAGCGCCCTGACGCAGGAAAGCGTTGATCTTGAGGTGATTGTGGTCGACGACCGGTCGACCGACGGGACGCTGGCCGTGGCGCAGGCGATCAGCGATCCGCGCGTTAAGTGCCTGCAGCTGCCGGAAAATGGTGGGCCGGGGGCCGCGCGTAATGCCGGGATTGCTGTGGCCGGCGGCAACTGGATTGCCGTTCTCGACGGGGATGACGCCTATGCGCCGGGACGTTTGCGTCGGTGTCTGGACCGGGCCGCGCAGGCAAAGGCCGATATCGTCGTTGATAATCTCCTGATTTGCCCGGAAACCGACACCGATCCGTTTCCGATGTTTCCCGCCGCGCGGCTGGCCGAAATGAAAACACTGGATCTTGCGGCCTTCATCCGGGGAAAGCTGGACCAGTTTTCCGCCTATACATTGGGATATTTAAAACCTGTCTTTGCGGCGGCTTTCCTGAAACGCCACGATCTTTCTTATCCCCTCGATATCAGAAACGGCGAAGATTATCTGCTGCTGGCGGAAAGCCTGGCTTGCGGCGCGGTTTGCGCGATCGACCCGGCAGCCGGATATCTGTATACGGCCCGCACCGGTTCTGTTTCGCATCGCCTGTCATCGGATGATGTTGCCCGCGTTCTGACCGGGGACGAACGGTTTTTGGCGCGTCACGCTTTAGAGACGAAAGCAAAAAAGGCCCAGCAAGTCAGAACTTTTCAATTAAGGGATATGCATGCTTTTTGCTTAATGGTCGAAAGTATAAAACAGCGCGATTTTTCGGGCGCTATGCAGGCGGCGCTGCGCCGGCCCACAGCCATCAGATTTTTCTGGATGCCCGTTTGGGCCCGTATAAAAAAAGGAACGCCCAAATGTCTTCAGGACTAA
- a CDS encoding glycosyltransferase family 4 protein produces MTGKQLNILAPTRYPWRFNGPRGSRHSISVRSFVPFNKISGKIEGVTVFNPWPFQKFDLIHAFNRIPIGTTPFVIGFESHLPRAFGLENTAFYRLLAETLAGPRCRKIIAISEYARRQFLRQHQGQPWAPALEKKLVVRYPNMPMPPAADGFQDSADKTIRLVFVGAHFARKGGLVALRMAEKAAQSGLALELDIVSSIEVGAASWVDPLRDEFFGPYRALLTSLPNVRHHGRLPNEEVLKLVGNAHFTLLPTFSDSFGFSAIESMANYTPVLATAQGALPEFIEDGVNGILLPLETDAVGEWAHIVHADRASTAYEALFEAETNRLAAAALERIEPLLADKTAYQALRTQARKTAETLFSAADANAFWDGIYEEAAS; encoded by the coding sequence ATGACAGGAAAACAGCTCAACATTCTGGCGCCTACACGATATCCGTGGCGGTTTAACGGGCCGCGCGGGTCGCGGCACAGCATTTCCGTGCGTAGTTTTGTACCCTTTAACAAGATCTCCGGGAAAATCGAAGGGGTAACGGTTTTTAATCCGTGGCCGTTCCAGAAATTTGATCTGATCCATGCCTTTAATCGCATCCCGATCGGTACGACGCCGTTTGTGATCGGGTTTGAATCGCATTTACCGCGTGCCTTTGGCCTTGAAAACACGGCTTTCTACCGTCTGCTGGCGGAAACGCTCGCCGGGCCGCGATGTCGGAAGATCATCGCGATTTCCGAGTACGCCCGCCGCCAGTTTTTGCGCCAGCACCAAGGGCAGCCCTGGGCGCCGGCTTTGGAGAAAAAGCTGGTTGTGCGGTATCCGAACATGCCCATGCCGCCCGCCGCTGATGGCTTTCAAGACAGCGCGGATAAAACGATACGGTTGGTATTTGTGGGGGCGCACTTTGCCCGCAAAGGCGGGCTTGTCGCGCTGCGTATGGCGGAAAAGGCGGCGCAAAGCGGCTTGGCGCTGGAGCTTGATATCGTTTCTTCTATCGAGGTCGGGGCGGCTTCATGGGTCGACCCTCTGCGTGATGAGTTCTTCGGTCCTTACAGGGCATTGCTCACATCGCTGCCCAACGTCCGCCACCATGGCCGTTTGCCGAATGAAGAGGTTCTCAAGCTGGTTGGTAATGCGCATTTTACCTTGCTGCCGACATTTAGTGACTCGTTTGGTTTCAGTGCGATTGAAAGCATGGCGAACTATACGCCGGTGCTGGCTACGGCGCAGGGCGCGCTGCCGGAATTCATCGAGGATGGCGTGAACGGAATCTTGCTGCCGCTGGAAACGGACGCGGTCGGTGAATGGGCACATATTGTCCATGCTGACCGGGCATCGACCGCCTACGAAGCGCTTTTCGAAGCTGAAACAAACCGGCTGGCGGCGGCTGCTCTGGAACGGATCGAACCCCTTTTGGCGGATAAGACGGCGTATCAGGCGCTCCGAACCCAGGCCCGCAAAACAGCGGAAACTTTGTTTTCTGCCGCCGATGCCAATGCGTTCTGGGACGGAATCTACGAAGAGGCTGCATCATGA
- a CDS encoding glycosyltransferase: MKILFATAHPFLPQMVGGLQSSSHTLATRLRARGHEVSFLCALMPGGYWGARGRLIQKLFRRKTARDTQPGYPVWRSWFPWEGMAEVVARDKPDVVVVLARQPVKMALAAQKLGLPVLMMLQDVEIDDHGGAFADLGAVPCVANSQFTADFYRDHFGVDPGVIHPIINGAAYRTATTRENVTFINPQPVKGLDIALAVAQACPDIPFSFVEGWPLKPAERESLMTALAALPNVALHPPVRDMKKIYGRCKILLAPSRWQEAYGRVASEPQFSGIPVVASGRGGLPEAVGPGGFLVDPDGPLDDWITAVRRLWDDAAFYEKTSEAARAHAARPALDPETQVDMWEAAIKAAASKAP, encoded by the coding sequence ATGAAAATCCTGTTTGCCACCGCACACCCGTTTTTGCCCCAGATGGTCGGGGGGCTGCAATCGTCCTCTCATACGCTGGCGACGCGTTTGCGCGCGCGCGGGCATGAGGTGTCCTTTTTATGCGCCCTGATGCCCGGCGGGTACTGGGGGGCGCGCGGGCGCCTGATTCAAAAACTGTTTCGGCGCAAAACCGCCCGCGATACCCAGCCCGGCTACCCGGTCTGGCGCTCGTGGTTCCCGTGGGAGGGCATGGCCGAGGTTGTCGCTCGCGATAAGCCCGACGTTGTCGTTGTGCTGGCGCGCCAGCCGGTGAAAATGGCGCTGGCCGCGCAAAAGCTGGGCCTGCCTGTGCTGATGATGTTGCAGGATGTCGAAATCGACGATCACGGCGGGGCGTTTGCTGATCTGGGGGCGGTGCCCTGCGTGGCCAATTCACAATTTACCGCCGATTTTTACCGCGATCATTTTGGCGTCGATCCGGGGGTCATTCATCCGATTATCAACGGCGCGGCGTACCGGACGGCGACCACGCGGGAAAATGTGACCTTTATCAACCCCCAGCCGGTCAAGGGGCTGGATATCGCACTGGCCGTGGCGCAGGCCTGCCCGGATATTCCGTTTTCGTTTGTCGAGGGCTGGCCGCTGAAACCGGCGGAACGGGAAAGCCTGATGACGGCCTTGGCGGCTTTGCCCAATGTCGCGCTTCATCCGCCGGTCAGGGACATGAAGAAAATTTATGGCCGCTGTAAAATCCTTTTGGCCCCCAGCCGCTGGCAGGAAGCCTATGGCCGGGTCGCCAGCGAACCGCAATTCAGCGGCATTCCCGTCGTAGCGTCGGGCCGGGGCGGCTTGCCGGAAGCCGTCGGGCCGGGCGGCTTCCTGGTTGATCCCGACGGTCCGCTGGATGATTGGATTACCGCCGTTCGTCGGCTTTGGGACGACGCCGCGTTCTACGAAAAAACAAGCGAAGCGGCGCGGGCGCATGCCGCGCGCCCGGCGCTGGACCCGGAAACGCAGGTCGATATGTGGGAAGCGGCGATTAAGGCTGCGGCGTCAAAAGCGCCCTGA
- a CDS encoding glycosyltransferase family 2 protein produces the protein MDKPVLIVIPCLNETAHIERLVESLVSNYKDLPVHIVIADGGSTDGTISAAKQLDKKYSYVSYLNNPQKIQSAAVNRAVATYGADCEWLIRLDAHADYPPDFCRILLEEAQKTGADSVVVAMDTVGKAGFQKAVAAAQNSKLGNGGAAHRNAGQDGAWVDHGHHALMSIAAFQAVGGYDENFSHNEDAELDLRLRAAGYKIWLTGRTALNYYPRAAAGPLFRQYYKFGQGRARTVLKHRIIPKIRQLVPAVVAPAAILALLEEPLGDLAALPLIVWALICLTYGGSLAFKARDRELLAIGPALMIMHFSWSLGFWSGLLTGMLKR, from the coding sequence ATGGATAAACCTGTTCTGATCGTCATTCCCTGCCTTAACGAAACGGCGCATATCGAGCGTCTCGTTGAGTCTTTGGTAAGTAATTACAAGGATTTGCCTGTTCATATTGTGATCGCCGATGGTGGTAGCACAGACGGAACGATTTCGGCGGCAAAGCAGCTTGATAAAAAATATAGCTACGTATCGTATCTAAATAATCCCCAAAAAATCCAGAGCGCTGCCGTCAATCGGGCCGTCGCGACATACGGGGCGGATTGCGAATGGTTAATCCGGCTGGATGCGCATGCGGATTATCCCCCTGATTTTTGCAGGATCCTTCTGGAGGAAGCGCAAAAAACCGGGGCGGATTCCGTGGTCGTGGCGATGGATACCGTCGGGAAAGCGGGCTTTCAGAAAGCGGTGGCGGCGGCCCAGAACTCCAAACTGGGCAATGGCGGCGCGGCTCACCGCAATGCCGGTCAGGATGGCGCATGGGTCGATCACGGTCACCATGCCCTGATGAGTATCGCGGCTTTTCAGGCCGTCGGCGGTTATGATGAAAACTTCTCTCATAACGAGGACGCCGAACTGGATCTTCGGCTGCGGGCGGCGGGTTATAAAATCTGGCTGACGGGACGCACCGCTCTGAATTACTATCCGCGCGCGGCGGCGGGGCCGCTGTTCCGGCAATATTATAAATTCGGGCAGGGCCGTGCCCGCACGGTTCTCAAACACCGCATTATTCCCAAAATCCGGCAACTGGTTCCGGCGGTCGTCGCTCCGGCGGCAATCTTGGCGCTGCTGGAAGAACCCTTGGGCGATCTGGCGGCCCTGCCGTTGATTGTCTGGGCGCTGATTTGTCTGACCTATGGCGGTTCGCTGGCTTTCAAGGCCAGAGATCGGGAATTGCTGGCGATCGGCCCGGCCCTTATGATTATGCATTTTTCATGGTCGCTCGGCTTTTGGAGCGGGCTGCTGACGGGGATGTTGAAACGATGA
- a CDS encoding glycosyltransferase: MNVSVIVCTRNRAHAITPCLDSMVEALKTVDIPQKEIIVVDNGSEDDTAARVTAWAENCPVPFRLLSEPRKGVSRARNMAVREAKGDLLIFTDDDCRLDKNHVRDALKHAEADKIPTVRGGRIELPDPTDLRLTFKTDPDIQTWERSQNDARYKTMRGAVSGCNMAFPRKIIETVGFFSERLGPGTFIPGSEDTDFIYRVYLAGFPVQYVPDMTVYHAHGRKTAEEGKKLLSGYFIGSGAVYLKYLFIHPNFCRPFIWDIKNLIREIKAGESLYIPEYGLSFKYLLLCNLKGMGLYLRALLTPQP; the protein is encoded by the coding sequence ATGAACGTTTCCGTTATCGTCTGCACCCGCAACCGGGCCCATGCCATTACGCCCTGTCTGGATTCCATGGTCGAAGCCCTGAAAACGGTCGATATCCCGCAAAAGGAAATTATTGTCGTCGATAACGGATCGGAAGACGACACCGCGGCCCGCGTGACGGCATGGGCAGAAAACTGCCCCGTTCCCTTTCGTTTGCTGTCCGAACCGCGCAAGGGCGTTTCCAGAGCCCGTAATATGGCCGTTCGTGAGGCAAAGGGCGATTTGTTGATCTTTACCGATGACGATTGCCGCCTTGATAAAAACCATGTCCGGGATGCCTTGAAGCATGCCGAAGCGGACAAGATACCGACCGTGCGCGGCGGGCGAATAGAGCTGCCCGACCCGACGGATTTACGCCTGACCTTTAAAACAGACCCCGACATACAGACATGGGAAAGAAGCCAAAATGATGCCCGTTACAAAACAATGCGCGGCGCGGTATCCGGATGCAACATGGCGTTCCCCCGGAAAATCATAGAAACCGTTGGCTTTTTCAGCGAACGGCTGGGGCCGGGCACCTTTATTCCCGGATCAGAGGATACGGATTTTATCTACCGTGTTTATCTGGCCGGATTTCCCGTCCAATATGTTCCCGATATGACGGTTTATCACGCACACGGGCGGAAAACGGCGGAAGAAGGAAAGAAACTGTTAAGCGGCTACTTTATCGGTAGCGGCGCGGTATACCTTAAATACCTGTTTATCCACCCGAATTTCTGCCGGCCGTTTATCTGGGATATCAAGAACCTGATCCGGGAGATCAAAGCCGGCGAAAGCCTTTATATCCCGGAATACGGGCTTTCCTTTAAATATCTCCTGCTGTGCAATCTGAAGGGGATGGGGCTGTATCTCAGGGCGCTTTTGACGCCGCAGCCTTAA
- a CDS encoding acyltransferase, producing MSQGKVDNIRNPYIHGLRGVLAMMLVVFHVVNSGLPTFDGAVATLFHDTFMTFERGVELFFCISGVVIVFAYQKDPSIRDFAINRITRIFPVLWASIFVILGLSVFQSDHYIPSDPLTVLGNLFVLPPIVPIGLIHPAAWSLSYEFSFYSMFILFSLVALVFPRKLAFVVVGVAALTLIYFHPRTVFFAIGVLIALLSGVLLKDKPETENRGRKLFGSGAVLFLSVFTCHMAFSALDAEGHVTLLNFLTTPYAALLFVLALAFALYGLTGVFIGAGLFSRFLILPPAQYLGTISYSLYLWQTVTMAIIKKAMYVLNLPDILGEWSQLGFFLLALGPTLIVSHYSQKYIERDFTRWLRKGLMNMRWTTIFRISRVKP from the coding sequence TTGTCGCAGGGAAAAGTAGATAATATCAGGAATCCCTACATCCACGGTCTGCGTGGCGTGTTGGCGATGATGCTTGTGGTTTTTCACGTTGTGAATTCCGGCCTGCCGACGTTTGACGGTGCGGTGGCGACGCTTTTCCATGATACGTTCATGACGTTTGAGCGCGGGGTGGAGCTGTTTTTCTGCATCAGCGGCGTGGTGATCGTGTTCGCCTATCAGAAAGATCCAAGCATCCGGGATTTTGCCATTAACCGCATCACCCGCATTTTCCCGGTGTTGTGGGCGAGCATTTTTGTCATTCTGGGGCTGTCGGTTTTCCAGAGCGACCACTACATTCCCTCCGATCCTCTGACGGTTTTGGGGAACCTGTTTGTTTTGCCGCCGATCGTTCCCATCGGGCTTATTCATCCGGCGGCATGGTCGCTCAGCTATGAATTTTCTTTCTACAGCATGTTTATCCTGTTTTCGCTGGTGGCGCTGGTTTTCCCAAGAAAGCTGGCTTTTGTCGTCGTTGGCGTGGCGGCTTTAACGTTGATTTATTTTCATCCGCGGACGGTTTTCTTCGCTATCGGCGTTTTGATTGCGCTCCTGTCCGGCGTCCTCCTCAAGGATAAACCGGAAACTGAAAACCGGGGTCGAAAGCTGTTTGGAAGCGGCGCCGTCCTGTTTCTTTCTGTTTTTACCTGTCATATGGCCTTCTCGGCTCTGGATGCCGAAGGGCACGTTACCTTGCTGAATTTCCTGACGACCCCTTATGCGGCGTTGCTATTCGTACTGGCTCTGGCGTTTGCTTTATACGGGCTGACAGGCGTTTTTATCGGCGCGGGTCTGTTCTCACGTTTTTTAATCTTGCCGCCGGCACAGTATTTGGGAACGATCAGCTACAGCCTCTATCTCTGGCAAACCGTGACAATGGCGATCATTAAAAAGGCCATGTATGTTCTGAACCTGCCGGATATTTTGGGGGAATGGTCGCAACTGGGCTTTTTCCTTCTGGCGCTGGGACCGACATTGATTGTGTCCCATTATTCCCAGAAATATATTGAGCGTGATTTTACCCGCTGGTTGCGCAAAGGGTTAATGAATATGCGCTGGACGACAATTTTCCGGATATCAAGAGTGAAGCCGTAA
- a CDS encoding glycosyltransferase family 2 protein, whose translation MSTRTKIDICVCTFRRPQVADTLRSLARLALNPEWTVRVIVADNDDTPSARELVEKTAQETGLSVTYVHAPARNISVARNACLDNADADYVAFLDDDEIAAPNWLMALMAEITKGDSDVVLGPVQAFYGDEAPDWMKKGDFHATQPVWVAGEIITGYSCNVLFRASAPALQGLRFRPDLGRSGGEDTVFFAAIHQNGGKIAYAPAALVTEDVPPARARLGWLLKRKFRSGQTHGLLLMEAQGFGIAPRLKNGMVAALKWGLSYIMALLNIWRFDRAAFWLLRGTLHLGVIMRLLGKSDLVQYGTEEKS comes from the coding sequence ATGAGCACCCGGACAAAAATTGATATCTGCGTTTGCACGTTCCGCCGTCCGCAAGTGGCCGATACGCTCCGCTCGCTCGCTCGTCTGGCATTAAACCCGGAATGGACGGTACGGGTCATCGTGGCGGACAACGACGATACGCCTTCCGCGCGGGAACTGGTCGAAAAAACCGCGCAGGAAACCGGGCTGTCCGTAACTTATGTTCATGCGCCGGCCCGGAATATATCGGTGGCCCGGAATGCCTGTCTTGATAACGCGGATGCTGATTATGTTGCTTTTCTTGATGATGATGAAATCGCCGCGCCAAACTGGCTGATGGCCCTGATGGCTGAAATCACAAAGGGCGACAGCGATGTCGTGCTGGGGCCGGTACAGGCGTTTTATGGCGATGAAGCGCCGGACTGGATGAAAAAGGGCGATTTTCACGCTACGCAGCCCGTCTGGGTCGCGGGCGAAATTATTACGGGTTATAGCTGTAACGTCTTGTTCCGGGCATCTGCACCCGCTTTGCAAGGCTTGCGTTTCCGGCCTGATCTGGGCCGCAGCGGCGGTGAGGACACCGTGTTTTTCGCCGCCATTCACCAAAACGGCGGGAAAATCGCATACGCCCCGGCGGCGCTCGTCACCGAAGACGTGCCGCCGGCCCGTGCCCGGCTAGGCTGGCTTTTGAAACGTAAATTCCGTTCCGGCCAGACCCATGGGTTATTGCTGATGGAGGCACAAGGGTTCGGAATCGCTCCGCGCCTGAAAAACGGGATGGTTGCTGCGCTGAAATGGGGGCTCAGCTATATTATGGCGCTGCTCAATATCTGGCGGTTTGATCGGGCCGCTTTCTGGCTGCTGCGCGGGACGCTGCATCTGGGCGTTATCATGCGCCTTTTGGGGAAGAGTGATCTGGTACAATACGGCACGGAGGAAAAATCATGA
- a CDS encoding acyltransferase has translation MPPPYSAYVIRRVCRIYIPFLVTIVLAGALWLIAAAPDLTRAPYGGDWSHPVDAGVFLSHILMSGLTDGNVLNPPIWTLIIEMRVSLIFPLLVILMTRFSWGGLLGSFILGFVAAKIFSRFDGSYNFYMAETVTGALLLTVYYIPFFLLGIMIASRMELLKTWMARVPYGIHLVVVALIFLTPHGWLNNHFTIVELWYGGAAVYFVLCCISFERVDRVLLTPALQWLGKVSYSLYLVHLPVMLTILYLFGDKIPVPVTLLLALPVILGAADIFNRFVEMPAMRLGKKITKSASTPLK, from the coding sequence GTGCCCCCCCCTTATAGCGCTTATGTTATCCGCCGGGTTTGCCGCATATATATCCCGTTTCTTGTGACAATTGTGCTGGCGGGCGCTCTCTGGCTGATAGCGGCGGCCCCCGACCTGACCAGGGCCCCCTATGGCGGTGACTGGTCACATCCGGTCGATGCGGGTGTGTTTTTATCTCACATCCTCATGAGCGGTTTGACGGATGGCAATGTTTTGAACCCGCCAATCTGGACGCTTATCATTGAAATGCGGGTGTCTTTGATCTTTCCGCTGCTCGTAATCCTGATGACCCGTTTTTCATGGGGTGGATTGCTGGGGAGTTTTATTTTGGGCTTTGTCGCCGCCAAGATATTTTCCCGGTTTGATGGATCCTATAATTTCTATATGGCGGAAACCGTAACGGGGGCACTTTTGTTGACGGTTTACTACATCCCGTTTTTTCTGCTGGGTATTATGATTGCCAGCCGGATGGAATTACTGAAAACATGGATGGCGCGTGTGCCGTACGGCATTCATCTGGTGGTTGTGGCCCTGATATTTTTGACGCCCCATGGTTGGTTGAATAATCACTTTACAATCGTTGAGCTATGGTACGGCGGCGCGGCTGTTTACTTTGTATTATGTTGTATCAGTTTCGAGCGCGTAGACCGGGTTTTGTTGACCCCGGCTCTGCAATGGCTCGGCAAGGTTTCGTATAGCCTGTATCTTGTTCACCTGCCGGTAATGCTGACGATTTTGTATTTGTTCGGCGATAAAATACCTGTTCCTGTGACTTTGTTATTGGCGCTGCCTGTTATCTTAGGGGCCGCAGATATATTCAACCGGTTCGTAGAGATGCCGGCGATGCGGTTGGGTAAAAAGATAACAAAATCCGCGTCTACGCCGTTAAAATAG